In a genomic window of Fimbriiglobus ruber:
- a CDS encoding transposase codes for MGVYTRLSPRVIPNEVFAAAAEHCQTVFAFGDAVVCTAAMLWTVLVWAAARTASLSRAVHRLYPGTHDQTFWNLLRVHLPRQVPALERRLNRLLRLPALLPRLAGRAVTLAVDYHAIPYYGAPKKSARQLRRGKPDRGTTKFHTYATVCVVVAGWRYTLALTWVRAKETPTDVLERLWAEVAASGIVCKTALLDRYFFTVPVMAWLQDHNLPFIIPVVMRGRKPKRGRKAKGMRACRNWKAGSYPYTHRAGKDAVDIRLVVTYKSYRRHRTKTRHTKKLFFATWKVRLSPVDVRETYRTRFGIEASYRQLNHSRARTSSRDPLYRLLLVGLSLFLRNVWQWLVGTARPSKTHGRKANRPVAASTPPRYQDILDDFSEYLFQQSQHPNPPSHAS; via the coding sequence ATGGGAGTGTATACCCGGTTGTCGCCTCGTGTCATCCCCAACGAGGTGTTCGCGGCCGCCGCCGAGCATTGCCAAACCGTTTTCGCGTTCGGTGATGCGGTGGTCTGCACGGCCGCCATGCTCTGGACGGTCCTGGTGTGGGCGGCGGCTCGCACCGCGTCGTTATCCCGTGCCGTCCACCGACTGTACCCCGGAACCCACGACCAGACGTTCTGGAACCTCCTCCGGGTCCACCTGCCCCGGCAGGTACCGGCTCTCGAACGACGACTCAACCGGTTGCTTCGGCTCCCCGCCCTGTTGCCCCGATTGGCCGGTCGGGCGGTCACCCTGGCGGTCGATTACCATGCCATCCCGTACTACGGCGCCCCAAAAAAAAGTGCCCGCCAACTCCGCCGCGGCAAACCCGACCGCGGGACCACCAAGTTCCATACGTATGCCACCGTGTGTGTCGTCGTCGCCGGTTGGCGGTACACGTTGGCCCTGACCTGGGTCCGCGCCAAGGAGACGCCGACCGACGTTCTCGAGCGCCTGTGGGCCGAGGTGGCGGCCAGCGGGATTGTGTGCAAGACGGCTCTCCTCGACCGCTACTTCTTCACCGTGCCGGTGATGGCGTGGCTCCAGGATCACAATCTCCCGTTCATCATCCCGGTGGTCATGCGGGGCCGCAAACCCAAGCGGGGCCGCAAGGCCAAGGGGATGCGCGCGTGCCGGAACTGGAAGGCGGGCTCGTACCCGTACACCCACCGGGCGGGGAAGGACGCGGTCGACATCCGGTTGGTCGTGACGTACAAGTCGTATCGCCGCCACCGCACGAAGACGCGGCACACGAAGAAGCTGTTCTTCGCGACCTGGAAGGTGCGATTGTCTCCGGTCGATGTCCGCGAGACGTATCGGACGCGGTTCGGGATCGAAGCCAGCTACCGCCAGTTGAACCACTCCCGGGCTCGGACCTCCTCACGGGATCCACTGTACCGGTTGTTGCTGGTCGGGCTGTCGCTGTTCTTGCGGAACGTGTGGCAATGGCTGGTCGGGACCGCCCGTCCGTCAAAGACGCATGGCCGGAAGGCAAACCGACCGGTCGCGGCATCCACACCCCCGCGGTATCAGGATATCCTCGATGACTTCAGCGAGTACCTGTTCCAGCAGTCGCAACATCCAAACCCACCATCACATGCGTCGTGA
- a CDS encoding TraM recognition domain-containing protein — MADLIHVKPGGRWRINLLDSEMSARGGGVESAKALLGVIMEAANRNRQRTSSDSYWPESSERQMGYAMALLQMAGLVVGFQEVLEFCQSLPNSPEQFKDPKWRQSSPAAKIVLAASMNRSETRAFKMAWEWFSTEWPELSEKTRSIIQSVTLNTLDKLLSNRFADLITGDTTFTAEKALRDGKLVIFDVPGAVFGPPAQWAAVAVKLLFQRAAMRRSLKEPCRPFIFYTDEAANFCVPELDAMFLSQSRQFKCICVNVIQNIPLAVTALGSSEAARHQVQAWMSNHATVIGCANSDTETNKLLSNFAGEVTEVTFGGSSGTSQPFDIVSDFLGQPQGNISASWNQVFRPALPPDAFVSLSKGGKSRKVEAYVFQSGRRFSNGNTFIKAQFRQRF; from the coding sequence TTGGCCGACTTGATTCACGTGAAGCCCGGTGGTCGCTGGCGGATCAATCTGCTGGACAGCGAGATGAGCGCGAGAGGGGGTGGGGTGGAGAGCGCTAAGGCTCTCCTCGGCGTCATCATGGAAGCCGCGAATCGCAACCGGCAGCGAACCAGTTCCGACAGCTACTGGCCCGAAAGCTCCGAAAGGCAGATGGGCTACGCGATGGCCCTGCTCCAAATGGCGGGGTTAGTTGTCGGATTTCAGGAGGTTCTCGAATTTTGCCAATCGCTTCCCAATAGCCCTGAGCAGTTCAAAGACCCGAAGTGGAGGCAAAGCTCTCCGGCCGCGAAAATCGTCCTGGCAGCCTCGATGAATCGTAGCGAGACGCGTGCGTTCAAGATGGCCTGGGAGTGGTTCAGTACCGAGTGGCCCGAACTCTCAGAAAAAACCCGTAGCATCATTCAGTCGGTGACCCTGAATACCCTCGACAAGCTACTTTCGAACCGCTTTGCAGACCTAATTACGGGAGATACGACATTCACCGCCGAAAAGGCTTTGAGGGATGGGAAACTGGTCATCTTCGACGTGCCGGGGGCTGTTTTTGGACCACCCGCTCAGTGGGCGGCCGTTGCCGTCAAGCTCCTGTTCCAACGCGCTGCGATGCGGCGAAGCCTCAAGGAACCGTGCCGGCCGTTTATCTTTTACACGGATGAAGCGGCCAACTTCTGTGTGCCCGAACTCGACGCGATGTTTCTCAGTCAGTCCCGGCAGTTCAAGTGCATCTGCGTCAACGTGATTCAAAACATCCCGCTTGCGGTCACTGCGTTAGGCAGTAGCGAAGCGGCACGGCACCAGGTCCAGGCTTGGATGAGTAATCATGCAACGGTTATAGGATGTGCAAATTCCGACACTGAAACGAATAAGCTTCTGTCGAATTTCGCCGGGGAAGTAACGGAAGTCACCTTTGGAGGATCGAGCGGGACGAGTCAACCCTTCGACATCGTGAGTGACTTCCTCGGACAACCACAGGGCAACATTAGCGCCAGTTGGAATCAGGTATTTAGACCTGCTCTGCCCCCCGATGCGTTTGTTTCGCTCTCCAAGGGCGGTAAAAGCCGAAAGGTGGAAGCGTACGTCTTCCAATCCGGCCGGCGCTTCAGCAATGGCAACACCTTCATCAAGGCACAGTTCAGGCAACGATTCTAA
- a CDS encoding ParB/RepB/Spo0J family partition protein — protein MSAPLPDPNHYGPASGLFVTQIPISKILNLLRDRKDRTTKHYYDHETAITNDIRVAGIRNPVKVIPEGEFYRLVCGQTRLNAARRASSLDTVPAVILSGEITPTRLLIEELTDNNMTESFDILAQAEIFIDLMREGGWNQAELCRNVPAAKQTAVSKAMAIFENLIEELKLKIKTSELGPRLGYGLSRLLPDQQLAEYEKVKLMKVQAAEAYLSDSLVASTRKQKPARPVKVSIGDVTIVFGIQDLTKIFSLLSTLVDALKRLEKLGLPLANLQAILKAK, from the coding sequence ATGTCCGCCCCGCTCCCCGATCCTAACCACTACGGCCCAGCTTCTGGCTTGTTCGTCACTCAGATTCCAATTTCAAAGATCCTGAACTTACTCCGCGACCGCAAGGACCGGACGACGAAGCATTACTACGACCACGAAACAGCCATCACCAACGACATCCGCGTGGCCGGAATCAGAAACCCGGTGAAGGTGATACCCGAGGGCGAGTTTTACCGGCTCGTCTGCGGACAGACCAGGCTCAACGCCGCTCGGCGCGCCTCCTCTCTCGATACGGTGCCCGCGGTAATTCTGTCCGGTGAAATCACGCCGACTCGTCTGCTGATTGAGGAATTGACTGACAACAATATGACGGAATCGTTCGACATCCTGGCTCAGGCCGAAATCTTCATCGATCTGATGCGGGAAGGCGGCTGGAATCAGGCCGAGCTGTGCCGAAACGTCCCCGCCGCGAAACAGACCGCGGTGAGCAAAGCGATGGCGATCTTCGAGAACCTGATTGAGGAATTAAAGCTCAAAATTAAGACCTCCGAACTCGGGCCGCGCCTCGGGTACGGTTTGTCAAGATTGCTCCCGGATCAGCAACTGGCGGAATATGAGAAAGTGAAGCTCATGAAGGTACAAGCCGCCGAAGCGTACCTCTCCGACAGCCTGGTCGCTTCGACGAGAAAGCAGAAGCCGGCACGACCCGTCAAAGTGAGTATTGGCGACGTGACCATCGTGTTCGGGATTCAAGACCTGACGAAAATCTTCTCCCTTCTGTCCACCCTCGTAGACGCCCTGAAGCGGCTGGAGAAGCTCGGCTTACCCCTGGCGAATCTCCAGGCCATTTTGAAGGCCAAGTAA
- a CDS encoding helix-turn-helix domain-containing protein, giving the protein MTHRLLCRTCHVADREVPSGRKLGATMVKMIKVNGPKAKAAREKSLLRQEELAEKARVSKRTIQRLENGEDISPLTIRLVAEALKVEVSALLADTVEDKQNAGNAKEAIENSEKRQTDLVDAIFKINEPHPWNSDQLSDFFKKIDPILPWIRSAKIARMGEGCVELTFQLTEDQLSQLIEVYERGDLDFLNVIEITPSYIKNESTPIDRDSVNVDLLPIVPLVASKIYRWQAIFVASTASIIAFLGWLLIDARYRADELEATNAKLIQRQHDYEDIIEKARLDWLELRSASQSELKIANSKFEEAIIKLGDASDKLSNERLATQRATQEFQAYQKAYEKNRQLVQETRNKLDTLLRLEEGEIKKEMILNIRNKLD; this is encoded by the coding sequence ATGACACACAGGTTACTTTGCCGCACTTGTCACGTCGCCGACAGAGAGGTGCCAAGTGGGCGCAAATTGGGCGCAACGATGGTGAAAATGATAAAAGTGAATGGGCCAAAAGCTAAAGCGGCGCGCGAGAAATCACTATTACGCCAGGAAGAATTGGCGGAGAAAGCCAGAGTTTCGAAGCGAACTATTCAGCGACTTGAAAATGGCGAAGACATTTCGCCTCTTACAATTCGACTGGTCGCAGAGGCACTGAAGGTTGAAGTATCCGCGCTTCTTGCAGACACAGTCGAAGACAAACAAAATGCCGGAAATGCAAAAGAGGCCATTGAAAACAGTGAGAAACGGCAAACAGATCTTGTTGATGCCATATTCAAGATAAATGAACCTCATCCATGGAATTCGGATCAACTTTCAGATTTCTTTAAAAAAATTGATCCCATACTGCCTTGGATTCGATCTGCCAAGATCGCTCGCATGGGAGAAGGATGCGTGGAATTGACTTTTCAACTCACCGAAGACCAGCTTTCACAGCTGATTGAAGTATACGAGCGAGGGGATTTGGATTTCCTTAACGTGATTGAGATAACACCAAGTTATATTAAAAATGAGAGCACCCCTATAGACCGTGATTCGGTCAACGTAGATCTCCTTCCCATTGTCCCTCTAGTGGCTAGCAAAATATATAGATGGCAGGCAATATTTGTTGCCTCTACTGCGTCGATAATTGCATTTCTAGGATGGCTTCTAATTGATGCCAGATATCGCGCAGACGAATTAGAGGCAACCAATGCCAAACTCATACAGCGTCAACACGATTATGAAGATATAATCGAAAAAGCAAGACTAGATTGGCTTGAATTACGATCAGCATCGCAATCAGAATTAAAAATTGCTAATTCTAAATTTGAAGAAGCAATAATAAAGCTCGGAGATGCTAGTGATAAGCTTTCTAATGAAAGACTGGCTACACAGAGGGCGACTCAAGAATTTCAGGCATACCAAAAAGCCTATGAAAAAAATCGACAACTTGTTCAAGAAACACGAAACAAACTCGACACACTTCTTCGCCTGGAAGAAGGAGAAATTAAAAAAGAAATGATTCTAAATATCAGGAATAAGCTTGATTAA